In a single window of the Mesoplodon densirostris isolate mMesDen1 chromosome 16, mMesDen1 primary haplotype, whole genome shotgun sequence genome:
- the RHOT2 gene encoding mitochondrial Rho GTPase 2 isoform X4, which produces MEAVLPIMSQFPEIETCVECSAKNLKNISELFYYAQKAVLHPTAPLYDPEAKQLMPECAQALTRIFRLSDQDMDQVLSDQELNAFQMSCFGHPLAPQALEDVKMVVSKNVAGGVRDDRLTLDGFLFLNMLFIQRGRHETTWTILRRFGYGDSLELTANYLCPPLRVPPGCSTELNHRGYQFVQRMFEKHDQDRDGALSPAELQSLFSVFPAAPWGPQLPRTVRTEAGRLPLHGYLCQWTLVTYLDVQHCLEHLGYLGFPTLCEQDSQAHAITVTREKRLDQEKGQTQRNVFLCKVVGARGVGKSSFLQAFLGHGLGDAGEPAGEPSAYTIDTVQVNGQEKYLILCEVGADSLLTASADATCDIACLMFDSSHPRSFSLCASVYKRHYMDRQTPCLFVSSKADLSEGVLLPGLSPTEFCRRHRLPAPALFSCAGPVEPRLAIFTRLATMAAFPHLVHGELHTTSFWLRVALGAVGAAVAAVLSFSLYRVLVKSR; this is translated from the exons ATGGAGGCTGTGCTGCCCATCATGAGCCAGTTCCCTGAGATCGAGACCTGTGTGGAG TGCTCGGCGAAGAACCTGAAAAACATCTCAGAGCTGTTCTACTACGCACAGAAGGCCGTGCTACACCCCACGGCCCCCCTCTATGACCCTGAGGCCAAGCAG CTGATGCCCGAGTGCGCCCAGGCCCTCACACGCATCTTCAGGCTCTCAGACCAGGACATGGACCAGGTGCTCAGTGACCAGGAGCTCAACGCTTTCCAG ATGTCCTGCTTCGGGCACCCTCTTGCCCCGCAGGCCCTGGAGGACGTGAAGATGGTGGTGAGCAAGAATGTGGCAGGAGGCGTGCGGGATGACCGGCTGACCCTGGACG GCTTCCTTTTCTTGAACATGCTCTTCATCCAGCGAGGCCGCCACGAGACCACGTGGACCATCCTGAGGCGCTTTGGCTATGGCGACTCGCTTGAGCTGACGGCCAACTACCTCTGCCCACC GCTCCGTGTGCCCCCCGGATGCAGCACCGAGCTCAACCATCGCGGCTACCAGTTTGTGCAGAGGATGTTTGAGAAGCATGACCAG GACCGGGATGGTGCCCTCTCGCCAGCAGAGCTGCAGAGCCTCTTCAGCGTGTTTCCTGCTGCTCCCTGGGGCCCCCAGCTCCCTCGCACGGTCCGCACCGAGGCCGGTCGGTTGCCCCTGCACGGGTATCTCTGCCAGTGGAC TCTGGTGACCTACTTGGACGTCCAGCACTGTCTTGAGCACCTTGGCTACCTGGGCTTCCCCACCCTCTGCGAGCAGGATTCCCAGGCCCACGCCATCACAG TCACCCGGGAGAAGAGGCTGGACCAGGAGAAGGGACAAACACAGAGAAACGTTTTCTTGTGCAAGGTGGTGGGGGCCCGCGGAGTGGGCAAGTCCTCCTTCCTGCAGGCTTTCCTCGGCCATGGCCTGGGG GATGCTGGGGAGCCTGCCGGGGAGCCCTCTGCCTACACCATCGACACCGTGCAGGTCAACGGGCAGGAGAAGTACCTGATT CTGTGTGAGGTGGGTGCAGACAGCCTCCTGACCGCCTCGGCCGACGCCACCTGTGACATCGCCTGCTTGATGTTTGACAGCAGCCACCCCAGGTCCTTCTCGCTGTGCGCCAGTGTCTACAAG CGCCACTACATGGACAGGCAGACCCCCTGCCTCTTCGTCTCCTCCAAGGCTGACTTGTCCGAAGGCGTCTTGCTGCCTGGTCTGTCTCCGACTGAGTTCTGCCGTAGGCACCGGCTGCCCGCCCCCGCCCTGTTCTCTTGTGCCGGCCCAGTCGAGCCCCGCTTGGCCATCTTCACCCGGCTCGCCACCATGGCCGCCTTCCC ACACCTTGTCCACGGGGAGCTGCACACCACCTCCTTCTGGCTCCGGGTGGCGCTGGGGGCCGTCGGGGCTGCCGTCGCTGCCGTTCTCAGCTTCTCACTCTACAGGGTCCTGGTGAAGAGCCGATGA
- the RHOT2 gene encoding mitochondrial Rho GTPase 2 isoform X1 — protein MKRDVRILLLGEGSPGGEDVADPVAGGRGVPRGEAEQTVEELQDEIHKANVVCVVYDVSEETTIEKIRTKWIPLVNGDTKRGPRVPIILVGNKSDLRPGGSMEAVLPIMSQFPEIETCVECSAKNLKNISELFYYAQKAVLHPTAPLYDPEAKQLMPECAQALTRIFRLSDQDMDQVLSDQELNAFQMSCFGHPLAPQALEDVKMVVSKNVAGGVRDDRLTLDGFLFLNMLFIQRGRHETTWTILRRFGYGDSLELTANYLCPPLRVPPGCSTELNHRGYQFVQRMFEKHDQDRDGALSPAELQSLFSVFPAAPWGPQLPRTVRTEAGRLPLHGYLCQWTLVTYLDVQHCLEHLGYLGFPTLCEQDSQAHAITVTREKRLDQEKGQTQRNVFLCKVVGARGVGKSSFLQAFLGHGLGDAGEPAGEPSAYTIDTVQVNGQEKYLILCEVGADSLLTASADATCDIACLMFDSSHPRSFSLCASVYKRHYMDRQTPCLFVSSKADLSEGVLLPGLSPTEFCRRHRLPAPALFSCAGPVEPRLAIFTRLATMAAFPHLVHGELHTTSFWLRVALGAVGAAVAAVLSFSLYRVLVKSR, from the exons GCAAACGTGGTGTGCGTGGTGTATGACGTGTCTGAAGAGACCACCATTGAGAAG ATCCGAACCAAATGGATCCCGCTGGTGAATGGGGATACCAAGAGGGGGCCCAG GGTCCCCATTATCCTGGTGGGCAACAAGTCGGACCTGCGGCCGGGGGGCTCCATGGAGGCTGTGCTGCCCATCATGAGCCAGTTCCCTGAGATCGAGACCTGTGTGGAG TGCTCGGCGAAGAACCTGAAAAACATCTCAGAGCTGTTCTACTACGCACAGAAGGCCGTGCTACACCCCACGGCCCCCCTCTATGACCCTGAGGCCAAGCAG CTGATGCCCGAGTGCGCCCAGGCCCTCACACGCATCTTCAGGCTCTCAGACCAGGACATGGACCAGGTGCTCAGTGACCAGGAGCTCAACGCTTTCCAG ATGTCCTGCTTCGGGCACCCTCTTGCCCCGCAGGCCCTGGAGGACGTGAAGATGGTGGTGAGCAAGAATGTGGCAGGAGGCGTGCGGGATGACCGGCTGACCCTGGACG GCTTCCTTTTCTTGAACATGCTCTTCATCCAGCGAGGCCGCCACGAGACCACGTGGACCATCCTGAGGCGCTTTGGCTATGGCGACTCGCTTGAGCTGACGGCCAACTACCTCTGCCCACC GCTCCGTGTGCCCCCCGGATGCAGCACCGAGCTCAACCATCGCGGCTACCAGTTTGTGCAGAGGATGTTTGAGAAGCATGACCAG GACCGGGATGGTGCCCTCTCGCCAGCAGAGCTGCAGAGCCTCTTCAGCGTGTTTCCTGCTGCTCCCTGGGGCCCCCAGCTCCCTCGCACGGTCCGCACCGAGGCCGGTCGGTTGCCCCTGCACGGGTATCTCTGCCAGTGGAC TCTGGTGACCTACTTGGACGTCCAGCACTGTCTTGAGCACCTTGGCTACCTGGGCTTCCCCACCCTCTGCGAGCAGGATTCCCAGGCCCACGCCATCACAG TCACCCGGGAGAAGAGGCTGGACCAGGAGAAGGGACAAACACAGAGAAACGTTTTCTTGTGCAAGGTGGTGGGGGCCCGCGGAGTGGGCAAGTCCTCCTTCCTGCAGGCTTTCCTCGGCCATGGCCTGGGG GATGCTGGGGAGCCTGCCGGGGAGCCCTCTGCCTACACCATCGACACCGTGCAGGTCAACGGGCAGGAGAAGTACCTGATT CTGTGTGAGGTGGGTGCAGACAGCCTCCTGACCGCCTCGGCCGACGCCACCTGTGACATCGCCTGCTTGATGTTTGACAGCAGCCACCCCAGGTCCTTCTCGCTGTGCGCCAGTGTCTACAAG CGCCACTACATGGACAGGCAGACCCCCTGCCTCTTCGTCTCCTCCAAGGCTGACTTGTCCGAAGGCGTCTTGCTGCCTGGTCTGTCTCCGACTGAGTTCTGCCGTAGGCACCGGCTGCCCGCCCCCGCCCTGTTCTCTTGTGCCGGCCCAGTCGAGCCCCGCTTGGCCATCTTCACCCGGCTCGCCACCATGGCCGCCTTCCC ACACCTTGTCCACGGGGAGCTGCACACCACCTCCTTCTGGCTCCGGGTGGCGCTGGGGGCCGTCGGGGCTGCCGTCGCTGCCGTTCTCAGCTTCTCACTCTACAGGGTCCTGGTGAAGAGCCGATGA